The Rahnella aceris genome contains the following window.
AGAAAGGGGAAGTGCCAGGGAGACCGGTTCAGCATTACGCAAGGTTTTCACTTCGCCCCGCCCGCTCCAGCGAACCAGTAAAGGCGTAAAAGGCTGCAGGCAGCCTTTTAAATTGGACCGGCGACCACGCGCACCTTTAGCCAGTATGCGAACCCGCCCTTGTCCCTCAGTGAACAGATCCAGCATTAAGCTGGTTTCACTGTAAGGTCGCCCATGCAAAACAAATGCGCGTTGCCAGCCTTCCATAGGCGCGGACCTTATAAGTCGTCTACATAACCCAGACTGCGCAACGCACGTTCGTCGTCTGCCCAGCCGGATTTGACCTTAACCCACAACTCAAGATGGACTTTCGCTTCAAACATGTTTTCCATGTCATGGCGGGCTTCAATGCCAATCGTCTTGATTTTAGAGCCTTTATTGCCGATAACCATTTTCTTCTGGCCTTCACGTTCTACCAGAATCAGGCCATTGATGTCGTACCCACCCCGTTCATTGCTGACAAAGCGTTCGATTTCAACGGTCACAGAATACGGCAGCTCTTCGCCCAGGAAACGCATCAGTTTTTCACGGATGATTTCAGAAGCCATAAAGCGCTGTGAACGGTCAGTAATGTAATCTTCCGGGAAGTGATGAACCGCTTCCGGCAGACGTTTACGCACCAGAGCCGCGATAGTATCAACATTCGTTCCTTTCTCTGCAGAGATAGGCACGATATCGACGAAGTTCATCTGCTCACTAAGGAATTGCAAATGTGGCAACAACTTAGATTTGTCGGTGACGTTATCAATCTTGTTGATCGCCAGCAGAACCGGTGATTTCAAATCACGCAGTTTGTTAACCACCATTTCGTCATCCGGAGTCCAGTGAGTGCCTTCAACAACGAAGATCACCAGTTCAACATCACCGATTGAGCTGCTTGCAGCACGGTTCATCAGACGGTTGATGGCCCGTTTTTCTTCAATATGCAGCCCCGGGGTATCCACGTAAATGGCCTGATAGGGTCCTTCGGTATGGATACCCATGATACGGTGACGCGTGGTTTGCGGTTTGCGGGAAGTAATGGAGATTTTTTGCCCCAATAATTCATTCAGCAAGGTAGATTTGCCGACGTTAGGACGGCCTACGATTGCAACAAAACCACAGTAATTCTTTTCTTCGCTCATTCAAGCTCCAGCTGTATCAGCGCTTGTTCCGCTGCCGCCTGCTCGGCTTTACGGCGACTTGAACCGGTTCCTACAACCGGCTGGCTCAAGCCACTGACCTGGCAGTGGATGGTAAACTCCTGATCGTGCGCTTCACCGCGAACCTGCACAACCAGATAAGAAGGCAACGGCAGATGGCGACCTTGCAAAAACTCCTGTAAACGGGTTTTTGGGTCTTTCTGCTTATCACCGGGACTGATTTCGTCTAAACGACTACGGTACCAATCGAGAATCAGCTTTTCGACGGTCTGGATATCACTGTCCAGAAACACGCCGCCAATGAGTGCCTCCACCGTATCCGCAAGAATCGACTCGCGGCGGAAACCACCACTTTTCAATTCGCCCGGCCCTAAGCGTAAGCATTCGCCGAGATCGAATTCACGCGCCATTTCCGCCAGCGTATTTCCACGTACTAACGTGGCACGCATGCGACTCATATCGCCCTCGTCTACGCGAGGAAAACGATGATACAGCGCGTTAGCAATGACATAACTAAGAATTGAGTCACCCAGGAACTCTAAACGCTCATTGTGTTTACTGCTTGCGCTGCGGTGAGTCAGTGCCTGCAATAAAAGCTCCTGCTGTTGAAAAGTGTAGCCCAGCTTCCGCTGAAGCCTGTTTATTACGATGGGATTCATGAGTTACCAATAGACTAAGAATGCGTCAAAAACTTCAGCATACGGAACAGGCCTGCTTCGCCCTAAGCCAATCCAAAGCTGTTTCGTT
Protein-coding sequences here:
- the era gene encoding GTPase Era; translated protein: MSEEKNYCGFVAIVGRPNVGKSTLLNELLGQKISITSRKPQTTRHRIMGIHTEGPYQAIYVDTPGLHIEEKRAINRLMNRAASSSIGDVELVIFVVEGTHWTPDDEMVVNKLRDLKSPVLLAINKIDNVTDKSKLLPHLQFLSEQMNFVDIVPISAEKGTNVDTIAALVRKRLPEAVHHFPEDYITDRSQRFMASEIIREKLMRFLGEELPYSVTVEIERFVSNERGGYDINGLILVEREGQKKMVIGNKGSKIKTIGIEARHDMENMFEAKVHLELWVKVKSGWADDERALRSLGYVDDL
- the rnc gene encoding ribonuclease III, with the translated sequence MNPIVINRLQRKLGYTFQQQELLLQALTHRSASSKHNERLEFLGDSILSYVIANALYHRFPRVDEGDMSRMRATLVRGNTLAEMAREFDLGECLRLGPGELKSGGFRRESILADTVEALIGGVFLDSDIQTVEKLILDWYRSRLDEISPGDKQKDPKTRLQEFLQGRHLPLPSYLVVQVRGEAHDQEFTIHCQVSGLSQPVVGTGSSRRKAEQAAAEQALIQLELE